A window of Saccharomyces paradoxus chromosome XIII, complete sequence genomic DNA:
tgttggTCTCCTGGTCTATTAGGGCAAAGTTGGCCTCTACCTACTCCATCGACAATTCAAGATACAGAACCTCCTCCAAATGGAATCCCTTCCATAGAGAAAAGGAGCAAGCCACCGACCCAATCTTAACCGCTACTGCTCCTGAAGAGATGCAACAAAGTGCAAGTGTAGTGGGGCCTTCTTCCAATGCTAATCCGGTCACTGCCGCTACGGAAAACCAACCTAAAGGTATCAACTTCTTTACTATAAGAAAATCGCACGAGCGCCCGGACGATGTTTCTGTTTAGAGGGGCCAAAGCTCCCGCTCtgtaaaatatatttatatcCCTTCCTTCTCTCCCCTGCAATATAATAGTTTAATTctaatattaataatatcCTATATTTTCCTTACCACCGGCGCACTCTCGCCCGAACGACCTCAAAATGCTTGCTACATTCATAATAATCAAAAGcttataactttttttttcctttgtacctgaatatatatacatcTCATGTCACTGCTGGTCCTTGCCGGCCAGCGTATACAACCTCGATAGCTGGTTTTCCCGTTCTTCCCACTCCTGTCATGGACTACAACAAGAGATCTTCGGTCTCCACCGTACCTAATGCAGCTCCCATAAGAGTCGGATTCGTCGGTCTCAACGCAGCCAAAGGATGGGCAATCAAGACACATTACCCCGCCATATTGCAATTGTCGTCACAATTTCAAATAACTGCCTTATACAGTCCAAAGATAGAGACTTCCATTGCCACCATCCAGCGTTTGAAATTAAGTAATGCCACTGCTTTTCCCACTTTAGAGTCATTTGCATCGTCTGCCACTGTAGATATGATAGTAATTACCATCCAGGTGGCTAGTCATTATGAGGTTATTATGCCCCTCTTGGAATTCTCCAAAAACAATCCGAATCTCAAGTATCTTTTCGTAGAATGGGCCCTTGCATGTTCACTGGATCAAGCTGAATCCATTTATAAGGCTGCTGCCGAACGTGGAGTGCAGACTGTCATCTCATTACAAGGTCGTAAATCACCATATATCTTGAGAGCAAAAGAACTAATATCTCAAGGTTATATCGGTAACATTAATTCGATCGAGATTGCTGGGAACGGCGGCTGGTACGGCTACGAAAGGCCTGCTAAATCACCGAAGTATATCTATGAAATCGGAAATGGTGTAGATTTAGTGACTACAACATTTGGTCACACAATTGATATTTTACAATACATGACAAGTTCGTACTTTTCCAGAATAAATGCAATGGtttttaataatattccAGAGCAAGAGCTGATCGATGAGCGCGGTAACCGATTGGGTCAGCGAGTCCCGAAGACAGTACCAGatcatcttttatttcaGGGCACATTGCTAAATGGCAACGTCCCCGTATCATGCAGTTTCAAAGGCGGCAAACCTACGAAAAAGTTTACCAAGAATTTGGTAATTGACGTTCATGGTACCAAGGGAGATTTGAAACTTGAAGGTGATGCTGGATTCGcagaaatttcaaatctaGTCCTTTATTACAGTGGTACTAGAGCAAATGATTTCCCGCTAGCTAATGGACAGCAAGCTCCTTTAGATCCCGGATATGATGCAGGCAAAGAAATCATGGAGGTATATCATCTACGAAATTATAATGCCGTCGTGGGTAATATTCATCGACTGTATCAATCTATCTCTGATTTCCATTtcaatacaaaaaaaattcctaAATTGCCCTCGCAATTTGTGATGCAAGgctttgattttgaaggcTTTCCTACTCTGATGGACGCTCTGATATTACACAGGTTAATTGAGAGCGTTTATAAAAGTAATATGATGGGCTCTACGTTAAACGTTAGCAATATCTCGCATTATACTTTATAAAATCATCTTGCCCTGTGCTTGACTCCCAGTGCAACGAACgttatgaaaaaaatactaaatatatctatataaaATAACCATATTATTCATTGTTCTGAACTTTGTTTACCTAGCtagtttgattttttccctttttttgtaCGTGCGGGTGTTCTTATTTATTCACATAGCACATTTAAATTATTAGGTTTCCTTAGTAGAAAAGACTGAGAGAAGGAGCACtaatacaaaaaataaatgttACGTATAACAATCAGAAATTTGCGACAGCGAGCATTCTTCCATCGTAGTTTCGAACATATCAGCTTGCCTGATCTTCATTCCTCTGCTCAAAATGATCAAACCAATTGCTATTGTCAAGAAGTAAACGCAAGATTGCCCTCAAAAACAGATCCAATAGATCCTCACATTAAGCTCCCTCACAGAACGCCCAATTACAATAAACATGTTCTACTTTTATCACCAGGTGATAAGTTTTCTCAGCCATGGAAAGTAGCATGGAATCATAATCTGGATACAAATATAAATCGGCCATATAATGCAATTAGTATGTTACGCTCCTACTTAGGTGATTCTCCGGGAATATTAATAAATGCAGTGCATTTGCAAAATGAATTTATTCCAAGACCAAATGAGGACGATGAATGgttctatttttttgttattcCTGACATGAAGCTCTATGTAATTAAGGAAACGGACATCGAGGAATTTGCTTCGTTCCTAAATGAAGGATTTATTCAAGCACCAAAGCTATCTTTCCAAGATTATTTAAGTGGTAAGGCCAAGGTCTCCCAACAGGTTCCTCAAGTGCATCATAGGAAGTTTACTAGGTTTCAGGGTGAAACCTTTCTTAGGGATTGGAGCTTAGTTTGCGGGCACTATAAGAGAGATGCTAAGTGCGGAGAAATGGGACCCGACATAATTGCAGCATTTCAAGatgaaaagattttacCTGACAATAACCTAGCTTTAATTTCTCATATTGGTGGTCATATTTTTGCTGGAAACGTCATTTTTTACAAGCTATTCGACAGAGGAAAGACGCAAAACAAGCTGGACTCATTGTGGTTTGGTAAAGTTTACCCACACAATTTGAAACTTCTATGTGAAAACTTGGAAAACGGTAAAATCATCGATGAAATGTACAGAGGTGGTATATCGATGGAGTAAAATGGTTTGCTACCAAAACAGAAGGAAAGGCGAGGTGGAATTCtatattctttatattCAACCCTATATATATTCCTGTAAATATAATTTGTTTAAGAAATACAAGAACATGCTTTTGTACTCCGTATTAATTATTACAAGTAATTTGTTCTAACTTCATTTATCCTTTGGATTATATCCTCGACTTTGACATTCTTAAAACTGTTGGCtaaaaattcttgttcattcAAGGAAAGTCTCAAGAAATTTTCGCATAAATCACCATCAATAACTTTACGCACAGGGACATAATAGCTTCTATATTCTTGGTGATCTCTACCTACAATCGAATAGGAACCTTCACATATCGTCTCGTCGTCTATATCATGCCGTCCATGTAGCAAAACAGCACCAGattcctcttcatcatcttccttGCGcatattattattcttccttcttgCTTCATACTCTAAATAAAACGTATTATCCGCCTCGGCCATTATATTCTCAATCTTTGCCATCATCAAAACATTCCCTTTGGATAATAATGGAATGAAGCAGCCGACGCTGCCTTGTAAACCCATGTAGATACAGCCAGGTCTATCCGAATTTGAAACGCTGTCCAGGATATGGAAATCTGTGATAATATCATTAACAAAGAAGTGGTTGAGCAGTTGAAACTTGAACTTGCAGTCATAAGTATTGGGTAATTTTTGCTGTAGATTGATGAGGTCTAGCGGGTACTTGATGGTGCCATCTGATAATTCACTGGGATCATGATTTGATATGATCTTTTCGCACTCTAGTGGGCACCTTAAAGTCCATGCATTTCCGAACTTATCAGCACCTATAACAGTTGCCTCATCTAAAAATCTCAAGGCTGTCACATGACGTTTTACGGAATCATCGACGAATGGAATAAAA
This region includes:
- the GAL80 gene encoding transcription regulator GAL80 (Transcriptional regulator involved in the repression of GAL genes~similar to YML051W); this encodes MDYNKRSSVSTVPNAAPIRVGFVGLNAAKGWAIKTHYPAILQLSSQFQITALYSPKIETSIATIQRLKLSNATAFPTLESFASSATVDMIVITIQVASHYEVIMPLLEFSKNNPNLKYLFVEWALACSLDQAESIYKAAAERGVQTVISLQGRKSPYILRAKELISQGYIGNINSIEIAGNGGWYGYERPAKSPKYIYEIGNGVDLVTTTFGHTIDILQYMTSSYFSRINAMVFNNIPEQELIDERGNRLGQRVPKTVPDHLLFQGTLLNGNVPVSCSFKGGKPTKKFTKNLVIDVHGTKGDLKLEGDAGFAEISNLVLYYSGTRANDFPLANGQQAPLDPGYDAGKEIMEVYHLRNYNAVVGNIHRLYQSISDFHFNTKKIPKLPSQFVMQGFDFEGFPTLMDALILHRLIESVYKSNMMGSTLNVSNISHYTL
- the AIM32 gene encoding Aim32p (similar to YML050W), with product MLRITIRNLRQRAFFHRSFEHISLPDLHSSAQNDQTNCYCQEVNARLPSKTDPIDPHIKLPHRTPNYNKHVLLLSPGDKFSQPWKVAWNHNLDTNINRPYNAISMLRSYLGDSPGILINAVHLQNEFIPRPNEDDEWFYFFVIPDMKLYVIKETDIEEFASFLNEGFIQAPKLSFQDYLSGKAKVSQQVPQVHHRKFTRFQGETFLRDWSLVCGHYKRDAKCGEMGPDIIAAFQDEKILPDNNLALISHIGGHIFAGNVIFYKLFDRGKTQNKLDSLWFGKVYPHNLKLLCENLENGKIIDEMYRGGISME